Sequence from the Anaerolineae bacterium genome:
GCCAATGTATCCGCCGCCGACAACCAATAATTTCTTGGGAATCTCTTCCAGGGCCAGCGCGCCGGTGGAATTCATCACTTTGGGCGTGTCCAGAGCAAAGGCGGGAATTTGAGTTGGACGCGAGCCGGTGGCGATAATGGCTTTTTCAAAAGGCAGGATGGCCTCGCCGCCGTCAACTTTTTCAATTTTCAGGCTCAATGCGTCAACAAAGGTGGCCGTGCCGCGAATATGGTTGATCTGGCGTTGTTTAGCCAGTTGGCCCGTGCCGCCGGTCAATTGTTTGACCACGCCGTCTTTCCAGCCGCGCAGTTTGTCCAGGTCAATCTTGGGTTTACCAAATTCAACGCCCCAATTGGCCGCCTCGTGCGATTCGTTAAGCAATTTAGCCACGTGCAGTAGCGCCTTTGAAGGGATACAGCCCCGGTATAGGCACACCCCGCCCGGATTTTCCTCGGGGTCAACCAGGGTTACTTGCATCTCCAAATCGGCGGCCAGGAAAGCGGCGGCATAACCACCCGGCCCGCCGCCGACGACAACCAGTTGCGTTTTTTCCAGTTGTTCGGTCATGTCAGCCCTCCAGCAGAACAAAAAATGGATTTTCCAGCGCTTCCACCAGCCAACGCAAGAAACGGGCCGCGTCGGCTCCATCAATCAGGCGGTGGTCATACGAAAGGGACAGCGGCAAAATCAAGCGGGGCACAAATTCCCCCTCTATAAAAACAGGTTCTGTGGCGCCTCGCGCAATCCCTAAAATAGCCACTTCGGGGGGATTGATGATGGGGGTAAAATTGGTGCCGCCAATGCCGCCCAGGTTGGTGACGGTAAAGGAACCACCCTCCAGGTCTTCCAGGCCAATTTTGCGATTGCGGGCCTTTTCCGCTATCTGATTCAGTTCCGCGGCCAACTCAATAATGTTCTTCCGGTCAACATCGCGGATAACCGGCACCAGCAGGCCCCGGTCGGTGTCTACGGCCACGCCGATATGGTAGTACTTTTTGTAAATAATCTCCTGACCGGCCAGGTCAAGGCTGGCATTGAATTTTGGAAATTGTTTGAGGGCAGCAGCCACAATCTTGAGAATGATTGCCGTAACCGTGAGCTTGCCGCCGGCGGCCTCGGCCTGTTTGGCGTAACGTTTGCGCAGTTTTTCCAATTCGGTCACGTCGGCCCGGTCAAAGTTGGTTACGTGGGGAATGGTGGCCCAGGCCCGGGCCATGTGGCGGGCCGTAGCGCGGCGCACATTCGACATCGCCTCGCGTTCAACTTGGCCATACTTGGAAAAATCGGGCAAAGGCGTGGCTTCGGCCGTTGGGGCGGCGGTAGATACAGCCGGTCGCTCGGTGTTCAATTTTTTGACGTGATTTTTAACGTCATCCTGAGAAATTCGCCCGCCGGGACCGCTGCCGGGCACTACGTTGATGTCAACGCCCAACTCGCGGGCCAGCCGCCGCACGGATGGGGCCGCCGGGGCGGGGCGGCCCGGTTGTTTTGCGGCCGGCGCAGCGGGGGCCGGTTTGGCGGCGGGAGTCTCCGGCGGGGGTGGGGCCGGTTCCGGTTGGGGTTTTTCCGGGGTGGGTTCAGGTTTGGGTTCAGGCTCCGGTTTCGGTTTCGGTTCGGGTTCAGGCTCCGGTTCTGCTTTCGCTTCCGGTTCCGGTTTGGGGGCCGGGGTTTTTCCGTCAGCGTCTACGGTAAAAATAACCTGGCCCACTTGCGCCTGCCCCCCCTCCTTGACAA
This genomic interval carries:
- a CDS encoding 2-oxo acid dehydrogenase subunit E2, with product MATEFKLPELGENMESGDIVAVLVAVGDTVAVDQPVLELETDKATIEVPSTVSGVVKEIFVKEGGQAQVGQVIFTVDADGKTPAPKPEPEAKAEPEPEPEPKPKPEPEPKPEPTPEKPQPEPAPPPPETPAAKPAPAAPAAKQPGRPAPAAPSVRRLARELGVDINVVPGSGPGGRISQDDVKNHVKKLNTERPAVSTAAPTAEATPLPDFSKYGQVEREAMSNVRRATARHMARAWATIPHVTNFDRADVTELEKLRKRYAKQAEAAGGKLTVTAIILKIVAAALKQFPKFNASLDLAGQEIIYKKYYHIGVAVDTDRGLLVPVIRDVDRKNIIELAAELNQIAEKARNRKIGLEDLEGGSFTVTNLGGIGGTNFTPIINPPEVAILGIARGATEPVFIEGEFVPRLILPLSLSYDHRLIDGADAARFLRWLVEALENPFFVLLEG
- a CDS encoding dihydrolipoyl dehydrogenase; amino-acid sequence: MTEQLEKTQLVVVGGGPGGYAAAFLAADLEMQVTLVDPEENPGGVCLYRGCIPSKALLHVAKLLNESHEAANWGVEFGKPKIDLDKLRGWKDGVVKQLTGGTGQLAKQRQINHIRGTATFVDALSLKIEKVDGGEAILPFEKAIIATGSRPTQIPAFALDTPKVMNSTGALALEEIPKKLLVVGGGYIGLELGSVYAALGSQVTVVEMLPNLLTGADKDLVRILAKRLEEKFEAILLKTTVTEMKEVKNGIKATFDGDVEKKEQVFDRVLVSVGRKPNSGGIGLENTGVEIDQRGFIKVDAQRRTAEPNIYAIGDVAGEPMLAHKASHEGRVAVEAIAG